The following proteins are encoded in a genomic region of Phragmites australis chromosome 9, lpPhrAust1.1, whole genome shotgun sequence:
- the LOC133929624 gene encoding uncharacterized protein LOC133929624, which translates to MLTVDRGGDDLTRSWNEEQRTSKGGGEMIGYLRTRLHKKRRTRKRGGEAIGYHLTRSDKKQKTCEGAGETIGSLTSDADYAGLLGGSSGSDQDVCDWLSEEVALKMARNVVSLILFDGSINILVCSGIPIESKKPVTRLLTSGSLGRIFVEKRNSGCDMKIQVCDASNNVATGWLEQHVLDRGFTLVNVKQPLDVRAVHLDHEVEILPDSNLVGVELIDSAGPTAIRGILTKDSSASEDGVELSYSTCKISKAGDGGPLFDGDGNFVGMNLFFDTERENSTQIYNISQIEAFMTLRSRRIRAPGPLKQNEKHYTSYPEGNELTNQDLLEEDLNSLGYPKSVDCGMVLVNTFEDTFGDSYDSGEGVWGIVSETVSKDLSQSVVSLASYKGETRSFACSGIVTEWNGCTTILTSASLVRDRLDEDKIDKNLRIDVLLTNKQRTEGTLQHYNLHYNIAIVSFKGSCALSTANIYDRALNTTQVVAVGRCFESGTLMATRGKLTRWQKHWRSRFDCNVIQYSTCEITKAGIGGPVVDFEGKFVGMNFYDEKEGTPFLPQAMILLVLAHFEKRRIVAEADDDGYTNRWPVPKPFWSHPDHHRNEDK; encoded by the exons ATGCTGACAGTTGATAGAGGTGGTGACGACCTCACAAGGAGCTGGAATGAGGAGCAAAGGACTAGCAAGGGTGGTGGAGAGATGATTGGTTATCTTCGCACAAGGTTGCATAAGAAGCGAAGGACTAGGAAGCGTGGGGGAGAAGCAATTGGTTATCATCTCACAAGGTCAGATAAGAAGCAAAAGACTTGCGAGGGTGCAGGAGAGACAATTGGTTCATTGACTTCAG ATGCTGATTATGCTGGGCTACTTGGTGGCTCTAGTGGTTCTGATCAAGATGTCTGTGATTGGCTTAGTGAAGAAGTTGCGTTAAAAATGGCCAGAAATGTCGTCTCGCTTATCTTGTTTGATG GATCCATTAATATATTAGTATGCTCAGGCATCCCTATAGAAAGCAAAAAACCTGTTACAAGATTATTGACTTCAGGAAGTCTGGGTAGAATTTTTGTAGAAAAACGAAATTCTGGTTGTGACATGAAG ATTCAAGTGTGCGATGCATCCAATAATGTTGCCACAGGGTGGTTGGAACAGCATGTCTTGGATCGTGGATTTACTCTTGTCAACGTCAAACAACCCCTTGATGTTCGTGCAGTACATCTTGATCATGAGGTGGAAATTCTACCTGACAGTAACCTGGTAGGCGTAGAGCTTATTGATTCTGCCGGACCAACGGCCATAAGAGGGATCCTGACTAAAGATTCAAGCGCTTCTGAAGATGGCGTAGAGCTTTCATACTCCACTTGTAAAATCTCTAAG GCTGGTGATGGTGGACCACTTTTTGATGGTGATGGGAACTTTGTTGGCATGAACCTGTTTTTTGATACTGAAAGAG AGAATTCAACTCAGATTTATAACATCTCCCAAATCGAGGCATTTATGACTCTTAG GTCTAGAAGAATACGCGCACCTGGGCCTCTGAAACAAAACGAAAAACACTATACCTCCTATCCAGAAG GAAATGAACTTACAAACCAGGATCTGTTGGAGGAGGATCTAAACTCCTTGGGTTATCCCAAGTCAGTGGATT GTGGCATGGTTTTGGTTAATACTTTTGAAGACACTTTTGGTGACTCATATGATTCTGGTGAAGGTGTCTGGGGTATAGTCAGTGAAACAGTTTCAAAAGATTTGTCTCAGAGTGTTGTCTCCCTTGCTTCATACAAAG GAGAAACGAGGTCTTTTGCTTGTTCAGGCATAGTTACAGAATGGAATGGATGCACCACTATTCTGACTTCGGCAAGCTTGGTTAGAGATCGTCTTGATGAAGACAAGATCGATAAAAACCTCAGG ATTGACGTGTTGCTTACAAACAAACAACGCACCGAAGGGACATTGCAACATTACAACTTGCACTATAATATAGCTATTGTCAGTTTCAAGGGTTCCTGTGCTCTTTCTACAGCAAATATTTATGATCGGGCACTTAATACTACCCAAGTGGTAGCTGTAGGGCGTTGCTTTGAATCAGGCACGTTAATGGCCACGAGAGGGAAACTGACAAGGTGGCAAAAGCACTGGCGGAGCAGATTTGATTGCAATGTTATCCAATACTCCACTTGTGAAATCACTAAG GCTGGGATTGGAGGACCTGTTGTTGATTTTGAAGGAAAATTTGTTGGCATGAACTTCTATGATGAGAAAGAAGGGACCCCGTTCCTACCACAAGCTATGATTCTCCTAGTCCTGGCACATTTCGAGAAGAGAAG GATTGTTGCTGAAGCTGACGATGATGGTTACACGAATAG ATGGCCTGTGCCTAAGCCATTTTGGAGTCATCCCGATCATCATCGGAATGAGGACAAATAA
- the LOC133928423 gene encoding serine/threonine-protein phosphatase BSL1 homolog isoform X1, with amino-acid sequence MGTAGKGAWVVPAPAYREVKGWEGVGDDAPGFRCGHSLTAVAPTKGHGPRLILFGGATAIEAGASSGLPGIRLAGVTNSVHSYYVEKRRWTRLHPAGEPPSPRAAHAAATVGTMVVFQGGIGPAGHSTDDLYVLDLTNDKFKWHRVVVQGAGPGPRYGHCMDLVAQRYLVSVSANDGKRVLSDAWVLDTAQKPYRWQKLNSEGDRPSARMYATASARSDGMLLLCGGRDASGMPLSDAYGLLMHTTGQWEWTLAPGISPSPRYQHAAVFVGVRLHVTGGVLRGGRAIEKEGAIAVLDTAAGVWLDRNGIVTSRTLKSSNEHDASSDLLRRCRHAAASVGSQIYIYGGLRGDILLDDFLVAENAPFQSEITSSMYNADRVPRAENQNRNHNFHSDSPVQQSANNRQEVASGFSTDKRSIDMLTEASAAEAEAVSAVWRAAREASAASSEDSLSEGIGSESPLSETSPMPEDLDDGGSLEPDVKLHSRAVVVAREAVGDLGCLVRQLSLDQFENESRRMHPSSNDQSYPGRRALNRQRSPQGLHKKVISFLLKPRNWKAPADRTFFLDSYEVGELCYAAEQIFMQEPTVIFSQLSQ; translated from the exons ATGGGGACGGCGGGGAAGGGCGCGTGGGTGGTGCCGGCGCCGGCGTACAGGGAGGTGAAGGGGTGGGAGGGCGTGGGGGACGACGCGCCGGGGTTCAGGTGCGGCCACTCGCTCACCGCCGTCGCGCCCACCAAGGGGCACGGCCCGCGGCTCATCCTCTTCGGCGGCGCCACCGCCATCGAGGCCGGCGCGTCCTCGGGCCTTCCGGGCATCA GGCTTGCTGGGGTGACGAACTCGGTGCACTCGTATTATGTGGAGAAGCGAAGGTGGACAAG GTTACATCCTGCTGGAGAGCCTCCATCACCGAGGGCCGCACATGCTGCAGCTACTGTGGGCACCATGGTTGTTTTCCAG GGTGGGATTGGGCCAGCAGGGCACTCGACGGACGATCTCTATGTCCTTGACCTGACAAATGACAAGTTTAAATGGCACAG GGTCGTTGTTCAAGGTGCTGGGCCTGGTCCTCGCTATGGTCATTGCATGGATTTGGTAGCTCAGCGTTATCTTGTCTCAGTTTCGGCAAATGACG GAAAGCGGGTCCTGTCAGATGCTTGGGTTTTGGATACAGCACAGAAACCATATAGGTGGCAGAAACTTAACTCTGAAGGCGATAGACCTTCAGCGAGAAT GTATGCTACTGCTAGTGCACGCTCTGATGGCATGCTTTTACTTTGTGGTGGAAGGGATGCTTCTGGAATG CCACTTTCTGATGCTTATGGACTACTAATGCATACAACTGGCCAGTGGGAGTGGACTCTAGCTCCAGGGATATCTCCATCTCCAAGATATCAGCATGCAGCT GTTTTTGTTGGTGTTCGGTTGCATGTTACTGGAGGTGTCCTTAGAGGAGGGAGAGCTATTGAAAAAGAGGGTGCAATAGCAG TCCTGGACACGGCTGCTGGAGTTTGGTTGGATAGAAATGGTATTGTGACTTCTCGCACTTTAAAGTCATCCAATGAGCATGATGCTTCTTCAGATCTACTTCGTCGCTGTCGTCATGCAGCTGCCTCTGTTGGTTCCCAGATATACATTTATGGTGGACTAAGGGGAG ATATCCTCCTCGATGATTTCCTTGTTGCTGAGAATGCACCTTTCCAATCAGAAATTACTTCCTCTATGTACAATGCTGATAGAGTCCCGAGGGCggaaaatcaaaatagaaatcATAACTTTCATTCAGATTCTCCTGTTCAGCAATCTGCAAATAACAGACAAGAGGTAGCTTCTGGTTTCAG CACGGACAAGAGGTCAATTGACATGTTGACAGAGGCCTCAGCTGCCGAAGCTGAAGCTGTTAGCGCTGTATGGCGAGCTGCTAGGGAAGCATCTGCAGCATCTTCAGAAGACAGTCTTTCAGAGGGAATAGGTTCTGAGTCCCCACTGAGTGAAACTTCACCAATGCCTGAAGATTTAGATGATGGGGGCTCCCTAGAGCCAGATGTGAAACTACATTCTAGAGCA GTTGTAGTTGCTAGAGAAGCAGTAGGAGATTTAGGATGTTTGGTCCGTCAACTTTCACTGGATCAATTTGAGAATGAAAGCAGACGAATGCACCCTTCAAGCAATGACCAATCATATCCTGGCAGGAGAGCATTAAATAGACAAAGATCACCACAAGGTTTGCATAAGAAG GTTATTTCCTTCTTACTTAAGCCAAGGAACTGGAAAGCTCCTGCTGATAGGACCTTTTTTCTTGACTCCTACGAAGTTGGCGAGCTATGCTATGCTGCTGAGCAGATTTTTATGCAAGAACCAACTGTTATCTTCAGCCAACTGAGCCAATAA
- the LOC133928423 gene encoding serine/threonine-protein phosphatase BSL1 homolog isoform X2 → MGTAGKGAWVVPAPAYREVKGWEGVGDDAPGFRCGHSLTAVAPTKGHGPRLILFGGATAIEAGASSGLPGIRLAGVTNSVHSYYVEKRRWTRLHPAGEPPSPRAAHAAATVGTMVVFQGGIGPAGHSTDDLYVLDLTNDKFKWHRVVVQGAGPGPRYGHCMDLVAQRYLVSVSANDGKRVLSDAWVLDTAQKPYRWQKLNSEGDRPSARMYATASARSDGMLLLCGGRDASGMPLSDAYGLLMHTTGQWEWTLAPGISPSPRYQHAAVFVGVRLHVTGGVLRGGRAIEKEGAIAVLDTAAGVWLDRNGIVTSRTLKSSNEHDASSDLLRRCRHAAASVGSQIYIYGGLRGDILLDDFLVAENAPFQSEITSSMYNADRVPRAENQNRNHNFHSDSPVQQSANNRQEHGQEVN, encoded by the exons ATGGGGACGGCGGGGAAGGGCGCGTGGGTGGTGCCGGCGCCGGCGTACAGGGAGGTGAAGGGGTGGGAGGGCGTGGGGGACGACGCGCCGGGGTTCAGGTGCGGCCACTCGCTCACCGCCGTCGCGCCCACCAAGGGGCACGGCCCGCGGCTCATCCTCTTCGGCGGCGCCACCGCCATCGAGGCCGGCGCGTCCTCGGGCCTTCCGGGCATCA GGCTTGCTGGGGTGACGAACTCGGTGCACTCGTATTATGTGGAGAAGCGAAGGTGGACAAG GTTACATCCTGCTGGAGAGCCTCCATCACCGAGGGCCGCACATGCTGCAGCTACTGTGGGCACCATGGTTGTTTTCCAG GGTGGGATTGGGCCAGCAGGGCACTCGACGGACGATCTCTATGTCCTTGACCTGACAAATGACAAGTTTAAATGGCACAG GGTCGTTGTTCAAGGTGCTGGGCCTGGTCCTCGCTATGGTCATTGCATGGATTTGGTAGCTCAGCGTTATCTTGTCTCAGTTTCGGCAAATGACG GAAAGCGGGTCCTGTCAGATGCTTGGGTTTTGGATACAGCACAGAAACCATATAGGTGGCAGAAACTTAACTCTGAAGGCGATAGACCTTCAGCGAGAAT GTATGCTACTGCTAGTGCACGCTCTGATGGCATGCTTTTACTTTGTGGTGGAAGGGATGCTTCTGGAATG CCACTTTCTGATGCTTATGGACTACTAATGCATACAACTGGCCAGTGGGAGTGGACTCTAGCTCCAGGGATATCTCCATCTCCAAGATATCAGCATGCAGCT GTTTTTGTTGGTGTTCGGTTGCATGTTACTGGAGGTGTCCTTAGAGGAGGGAGAGCTATTGAAAAAGAGGGTGCAATAGCAG TCCTGGACACGGCTGCTGGAGTTTGGTTGGATAGAAATGGTATTGTGACTTCTCGCACTTTAAAGTCATCCAATGAGCATGATGCTTCTTCAGATCTACTTCGTCGCTGTCGTCATGCAGCTGCCTCTGTTGGTTCCCAGATATACATTTATGGTGGACTAAGGGGAG ATATCCTCCTCGATGATTTCCTTGTTGCTGAGAATGCACCTTTCCAATCAGAAATTACTTCCTCTATGTACAATGCTGATAGAGTCCCGAGGGCggaaaatcaaaatagaaatcATAACTTTCATTCAGATTCTCCTGTTCAGCAATCTGCAAATAACAGACAAGAG CACGGACAAGAGGTCAATTGA